A part of Oncorhynchus gorbuscha isolate QuinsamMale2020 ecotype Even-year linkage group LG09, OgorEven_v1.0, whole genome shotgun sequence genomic DNA contains:
- the LOC124043459 gene encoding semaphorin-4A-like isoform X1 → MEHQGLLSIIVVILWVMAVCLARLTPRVSFPMGSPGRCLSHFDSSDVGNTTTLLLSDDGDTLFVGARNAVLSLDVSQEDAIVMRSKLDWSPSEKDLDECSMKGKKKMDCPNFIRVLQFLNSTHMYACGTFAFSPRCAYVNSETFSLVTSPSGKPEEGRGRCPYDPYQRNSAITVDGELYTGTVADYMGNRPVISRHLSEGGHVDLKLDDTLGWLEDPTFISSNFVPSEEKIYFFFSEVGREYDFIDKFTVSRIAQVCTSDVGGQRTLQRRWTTFAKAQLLCQSDNELPYNVIQDIVTLPPPEGAPVDDTLFFGIFSSQWSVNSGQSAVCAFRLGDIKAVFAGNYKVLNRDTLRWSMRVQEKVANPGECGLHNASDNTLRFVKENFLADDSVHPVGRSLTMVSPDQRYSHVVSQRVQAANGKDFTVLFLLTESGYLHKAVLLEKGAHIIEEIQVFEQPQAVKNLLLSKSKGVLFVGSSEGVVRVPSSNCSYYWSCAECVLSRDPFCGWDPSVKVCTHATSIQDNAGQDVEGGNVQEACVSPRSRFGLHKGKADSFPLGELVSVSLNEVVRLQCPEASSLAHRHWERPNSRLSPDLYLQLEDGSLHFLATPATLGHYLCLSTENGFQQNLAIYQVKQKSSPTPQATAMTTTRPQSPALPPTTQAGSGGWLTPHLTGPKQTKPEPTPPARETPVTTRQTSRNFTFWVEQSGETEAEAEWWGGEKLLLGQTYLKELVVVSVLLACCVSILLTMTLYSVRQRYRSRTAPQANAPGRDSERGGPQEREALRGGQSPCSNGMRNGQMAHNGQANGVVCNVTPRGSNGHLPNTPI, encoded by the exons ATGGAACACCAAGGCCTACTCTCTATCATCGTGGTCATTCTATGGGTTATGGCTGTGTGTTTGGCCAGGCTTACCCCCCGGGTCTCCTTTCCGATGG GTTCACCCGGGAGGTGTCTCAGCCACTTCGACAGCTCGGACGTCGGCAACACCACGACACTGTTGCTAAGCGATGACGGCGACACACTGTTTGTGGGAGCGCGGAACGCAGTTCTCTCATTGGATGTCAGCCAGGAGGATGCCATTGTGATGAGGAGCAAG CTGGACTGGTCCCCCTCAGAGAAGGACCTGGACGAATGCTCCATGAAGGGCAAGAAAAAG ATGGACTGTCCCAACTTCATCCGGGTGCTGCAGTTCCTCAACTCCACGCACATGTACGCCTGTGGAACCTTCGCCTTTAGCCCACGCTGCGCTTACGTC AACTCCGAGACTTTCTCCCTGGTGACGAGCCCCAGCGGAAAGCCAGAGGAGGGCAGAGGTCGCTGCCCCTACGACCCCTACCAACGTAACTCTGCCATCACCGTCG atggagaGCTGTACACTGGAACAGTAGCGGACTACATGGGAAACCGGCCGGTCATCTCCCGCCACCTCAGCGAGGGCGGCCATGTTGATCTGAAGCTGGACGACACTTTGGGCTGGCTGGAGG ATCCCACTTTCATCAGCTCCAACTTCGTCCCCAGCGAAGAGAAGATCTATTTCTTCTTCAGCGAGGTGGGCCGGGAGTACGACTTCATTGACAAGTTCACTGTATCTCGCATCGCCCAAGTCTGCACG AGTGACGTCGGGGGCCAGCGTACCCTGCAACGACGCTGGACCACCTTCGCCAAAGCCCAGCTCCTGTGCCAGTCTGACAACGAGCTGCCCTACAACGTCATCCAGGACATCGTCACCCTCCCGCCACCTGAGGGCGCCCCAGTGGACGACACCCTCTTCTTCGGCATCTTCAGCTCTCAGTG GTCGGTGAACTCAGGGCAGTCGGCAGTGTGTGCGTTCCGCCTTGGCGATATCAAAGCGGTTTTCGCAGGCAACTACAAGGTTCTGAATCGGGACACGCTTCGATGGAGCATGCGGGTTCAGGAGAAGGTCGCCAACCCGGGAGAG TGTGGCCTGCACAATGCCTCAGACAACACCCTTCGCTTTGTCAAAGAAAACTTCCTCGCAGACGACAGCGTACACCCTGTGGGGCGGAGCCTGACCATGGTGTCACCTGACCAGCGCTACAGCCATGTGGTCTCCCAGAGAGTACAGGCCGCCAACGGCAAGGACTTcactgttctcttcctgctcacAG AATCGGGCTACCTCCACAAAGCAGTGTTGCTGGAGAAGGGTGCCCACATCATTGAGGAGATCCAGGTCTTCGAGCAGCCTCAGGCAGTGAAGAACCTCTTGCTTTCCAAATCAAAG GGTGTGTTGTTTGTGGGCTCATCAGAAGGTGTGGTGAGGGTCCCGTCCTCCAACTGCTCCTACTACTGGAGCTGTGCCGAGTGTGTGCTGTCCCGGGATCCCTTCTGTGGCTGGGACCCCTCTGTCAAAGTCTGCACCCACGCCACCAGCATCCAGGACAACGC AGGCCAGGATGTGGAAGGAGGGAATGTGCAGGAGGCGTGTGTTTCGCCCAGATCCAGATTTGGACTGCACAAAGGAAAAGCAG ACTCCTTTCCCCTAGGCGAGCTGGTGTCAGTGTCCCTGAATGAGGTGGTGCGACTGCAGTGCCCAGAGGCCTCGAGCCTGGCCCACCGCCACTGGGAGCGACCCAACAGCCGCCTCTCCCCAGACCTCTACCTGCAGCTGGAGGATGGAAGCCTGCACTTCCTGGCCACGCCCGCCACCCTGGGCCACTACCTGTGTCTCTCCACAGAGAACGGCTTCCAGCAGAACCTGGCCATCTACCAGGTAAAGCAGAAGAGCAGCCCCACCCCTCAGGCCACTGCCATGACGACCACACGCCCCCAGAGCCCAGCGCTCCCCCCAACCACCCAGGCTGGTTCAGGAGGATGGCTCACTCCGCACTTGACTGGGCCCAAGCAGACCAAGCCGGAGCCCACCCCGCCAGCAAGGGAGACTCCAGTCACCACGAGGCAAACCAGCAGGAACTTTACTTTCTGGGTGGAGCAGTCGGGGGAGACTGAGGCGGAGGCGGAGTGGTGGGGAGGGGAGAAGCTGCTCCTGGGGCAAACCTACCTGAAGGAGTTGGTGGTGGTGTCTGTACTGTTAGCGTGCTGCGTTAGTATTCTGCTAACTATGACGCTGTATAGCGTGAGGCAGCGCTACCGCAGCAGGACGGCGCCCCAGGCCAACGCCCCAGGGAGGGACTCGGAGAGGGGTGGCCCTCAGGAGCGGGAGGCCCTTCGTGGGGGTCAGTCGCCATGCAGCAATGGCATGCGGAATGGGCAGATGGCACACAACGGCCAAGCCAACGGGGTCGTGTGCAACGTCACGCCGAGGGGCTCCAATGGGCATCTTCCCAACACCCCTATCTGA
- the LOC124043459 gene encoding semaphorin-4A-like isoform X2 produces the protein MEHQGLLSIIVVILWVMAVCLARLTPRVSFPMGSPGRCLSHFDSSDVGNTTTLLLSDDGDTLFVGARNAVLSLDVSQEDAIVMRSKLDWSPSEKDLDECSMKGKKKMDCPNFIRVLQFLNSTHMYACGTFAFSPRCAYVNSETFSLVTSPSGKPEEGRGRCPYDPYQRNSAITVDGELYTGTVADYMGNRPVISRHLSEGGHVDLKLDDTLGWLEDPTFISSNFVPSEEKIYFFFSEVGREYDFIDKFTVSRIAQVCTSDVGGQRTLQRRWTTFAKAQLLCQSDNELPYNVIQDIVTLPPPEGAPVDDTLFFGIFSSQWSVNSGQSAVCAFRLGDIKAVFAGNYKVLNRDTLRWSMRVQEKVANPGECGLHNASDNTLRFVKENFLADDSVHPVGRSLTMVSPDQRYSHVVSQRVQAANGKDFTVLFLLTESGYLHKAVLLEKGAHIIEEIQVFEQPQAVKNLLLSKSKGVLFVGSSEGVVRVPSSNCSYYWSCAECVLSRDPFCGWDPSVKVCTHATSIQDNAGQDVEGGNVQEACVSPRSRFGLHKGKAGELVSVSLNEVVRLQCPEASSLAHRHWERPNSRLSPDLYLQLEDGSLHFLATPATLGHYLCLSTENGFQQNLAIYQVKQKSSPTPQATAMTTTRPQSPALPPTTQAGSGGWLTPHLTGPKQTKPEPTPPARETPVTTRQTSRNFTFWVEQSGETEAEAEWWGGEKLLLGQTYLKELVVVSVLLACCVSILLTMTLYSVRQRYRSRTAPQANAPGRDSERGGPQEREALRGGQSPCSNGMRNGQMAHNGQANGVVCNVTPRGSNGHLPNTPI, from the exons ATGGAACACCAAGGCCTACTCTCTATCATCGTGGTCATTCTATGGGTTATGGCTGTGTGTTTGGCCAGGCTTACCCCCCGGGTCTCCTTTCCGATGG GTTCACCCGGGAGGTGTCTCAGCCACTTCGACAGCTCGGACGTCGGCAACACCACGACACTGTTGCTAAGCGATGACGGCGACACACTGTTTGTGGGAGCGCGGAACGCAGTTCTCTCATTGGATGTCAGCCAGGAGGATGCCATTGTGATGAGGAGCAAG CTGGACTGGTCCCCCTCAGAGAAGGACCTGGACGAATGCTCCATGAAGGGCAAGAAAAAG ATGGACTGTCCCAACTTCATCCGGGTGCTGCAGTTCCTCAACTCCACGCACATGTACGCCTGTGGAACCTTCGCCTTTAGCCCACGCTGCGCTTACGTC AACTCCGAGACTTTCTCCCTGGTGACGAGCCCCAGCGGAAAGCCAGAGGAGGGCAGAGGTCGCTGCCCCTACGACCCCTACCAACGTAACTCTGCCATCACCGTCG atggagaGCTGTACACTGGAACAGTAGCGGACTACATGGGAAACCGGCCGGTCATCTCCCGCCACCTCAGCGAGGGCGGCCATGTTGATCTGAAGCTGGACGACACTTTGGGCTGGCTGGAGG ATCCCACTTTCATCAGCTCCAACTTCGTCCCCAGCGAAGAGAAGATCTATTTCTTCTTCAGCGAGGTGGGCCGGGAGTACGACTTCATTGACAAGTTCACTGTATCTCGCATCGCCCAAGTCTGCACG AGTGACGTCGGGGGCCAGCGTACCCTGCAACGACGCTGGACCACCTTCGCCAAAGCCCAGCTCCTGTGCCAGTCTGACAACGAGCTGCCCTACAACGTCATCCAGGACATCGTCACCCTCCCGCCACCTGAGGGCGCCCCAGTGGACGACACCCTCTTCTTCGGCATCTTCAGCTCTCAGTG GTCGGTGAACTCAGGGCAGTCGGCAGTGTGTGCGTTCCGCCTTGGCGATATCAAAGCGGTTTTCGCAGGCAACTACAAGGTTCTGAATCGGGACACGCTTCGATGGAGCATGCGGGTTCAGGAGAAGGTCGCCAACCCGGGAGAG TGTGGCCTGCACAATGCCTCAGACAACACCCTTCGCTTTGTCAAAGAAAACTTCCTCGCAGACGACAGCGTACACCCTGTGGGGCGGAGCCTGACCATGGTGTCACCTGACCAGCGCTACAGCCATGTGGTCTCCCAGAGAGTACAGGCCGCCAACGGCAAGGACTTcactgttctcttcctgctcacAG AATCGGGCTACCTCCACAAAGCAGTGTTGCTGGAGAAGGGTGCCCACATCATTGAGGAGATCCAGGTCTTCGAGCAGCCTCAGGCAGTGAAGAACCTCTTGCTTTCCAAATCAAAG GGTGTGTTGTTTGTGGGCTCATCAGAAGGTGTGGTGAGGGTCCCGTCCTCCAACTGCTCCTACTACTGGAGCTGTGCCGAGTGTGTGCTGTCCCGGGATCCCTTCTGTGGCTGGGACCCCTCTGTCAAAGTCTGCACCCACGCCACCAGCATCCAGGACAACGC AGGCCAGGATGTGGAAGGAGGGAATGTGCAGGAGGCGTGTGTTTCGCCCAGATCCAGATTTGGACTGCACAAAGGAAAAGCAG GCGAGCTGGTGTCAGTGTCCCTGAATGAGGTGGTGCGACTGCAGTGCCCAGAGGCCTCGAGCCTGGCCCACCGCCACTGGGAGCGACCCAACAGCCGCCTCTCCCCAGACCTCTACCTGCAGCTGGAGGATGGAAGCCTGCACTTCCTGGCCACGCCCGCCACCCTGGGCCACTACCTGTGTCTCTCCACAGAGAACGGCTTCCAGCAGAACCTGGCCATCTACCAGGTAAAGCAGAAGAGCAGCCCCACCCCTCAGGCCACTGCCATGACGACCACACGCCCCCAGAGCCCAGCGCTCCCCCCAACCACCCAGGCTGGTTCAGGAGGATGGCTCACTCCGCACTTGACTGGGCCCAAGCAGACCAAGCCGGAGCCCACCCCGCCAGCAAGGGAGACTCCAGTCACCACGAGGCAAACCAGCAGGAACTTTACTTTCTGGGTGGAGCAGTCGGGGGAGACTGAGGCGGAGGCGGAGTGGTGGGGAGGGGAGAAGCTGCTCCTGGGGCAAACCTACCTGAAGGAGTTGGTGGTGGTGTCTGTACTGTTAGCGTGCTGCGTTAGTATTCTGCTAACTATGACGCTGTATAGCGTGAGGCAGCGCTACCGCAGCAGGACGGCGCCCCAGGCCAACGCCCCAGGGAGGGACTCGGAGAGGGGTGGCCCTCAGGAGCGGGAGGCCCTTCGTGGGGGTCAGTCGCCATGCAGCAATGGCATGCGGAATGGGCAGATGGCACACAACGGCCAAGCCAACGGGGTCGTGTGCAACGTCACGCCGAGGGGCTCCAATGGGCATCTTCCCAACACCCCTATCTGA
- the LOC124043459 gene encoding semaphorin-4B-like isoform X3, whose amino-acid sequence MRSKLDWSPSEKDLDECSMKGKKKMDCPNFIRVLQFLNSTHMYACGTFAFSPRCAYVNSETFSLVTSPSGKPEEGRGRCPYDPYQRNSAITVDGELYTGTVADYMGNRPVISRHLSEGGHVDLKLDDTLGWLEDPTFISSNFVPSEEKIYFFFSEVGREYDFIDKFTVSRIAQVCTSDVGGQRTLQRRWTTFAKAQLLCQSDNELPYNVIQDIVTLPPPEGAPVDDTLFFGIFSSQWSVNSGQSAVCAFRLGDIKAVFAGNYKVLNRDTLRWSMRVQEKVANPGECGLHNASDNTLRFVKENFLADDSVHPVGRSLTMVSPDQRYSHVVSQRVQAANGKDFTVLFLLTESGYLHKAVLLEKGAHIIEEIQVFEQPQAVKNLLLSKSKGVLFVGSSEGVVRVPSSNCSYYWSCAECVLSRDPFCGWDPSVKVCTHATSIQDNAGQDVEGGNVQEACVSPRSRFGLHKGKADSFPLGELVSVSLNEVVRLQCPEASSLAHRHWERPNSRLSPDLYLQLEDGSLHFLATPATLGHYLCLSTENGFQQNLAIYQVKQKSSPTPQATAMTTTRPQSPALPPTTQAGSGGWLTPHLTGPKQTKPEPTPPARETPVTTRQTSRNFTFWVEQSGETEAEAEWWGGEKLLLGQTYLKELVVVSVLLACCVSILLTMTLYSVRQRYRSRTAPQANAPGRDSERGGPQEREALRGGQSPCSNGMRNGQMAHNGQANGVVCNVTPRGSNGHLPNTPI is encoded by the exons ATGAGGAGCAAG CTGGACTGGTCCCCCTCAGAGAAGGACCTGGACGAATGCTCCATGAAGGGCAAGAAAAAG ATGGACTGTCCCAACTTCATCCGGGTGCTGCAGTTCCTCAACTCCACGCACATGTACGCCTGTGGAACCTTCGCCTTTAGCCCACGCTGCGCTTACGTC AACTCCGAGACTTTCTCCCTGGTGACGAGCCCCAGCGGAAAGCCAGAGGAGGGCAGAGGTCGCTGCCCCTACGACCCCTACCAACGTAACTCTGCCATCACCGTCG atggagaGCTGTACACTGGAACAGTAGCGGACTACATGGGAAACCGGCCGGTCATCTCCCGCCACCTCAGCGAGGGCGGCCATGTTGATCTGAAGCTGGACGACACTTTGGGCTGGCTGGAGG ATCCCACTTTCATCAGCTCCAACTTCGTCCCCAGCGAAGAGAAGATCTATTTCTTCTTCAGCGAGGTGGGCCGGGAGTACGACTTCATTGACAAGTTCACTGTATCTCGCATCGCCCAAGTCTGCACG AGTGACGTCGGGGGCCAGCGTACCCTGCAACGACGCTGGACCACCTTCGCCAAAGCCCAGCTCCTGTGCCAGTCTGACAACGAGCTGCCCTACAACGTCATCCAGGACATCGTCACCCTCCCGCCACCTGAGGGCGCCCCAGTGGACGACACCCTCTTCTTCGGCATCTTCAGCTCTCAGTG GTCGGTGAACTCAGGGCAGTCGGCAGTGTGTGCGTTCCGCCTTGGCGATATCAAAGCGGTTTTCGCAGGCAACTACAAGGTTCTGAATCGGGACACGCTTCGATGGAGCATGCGGGTTCAGGAGAAGGTCGCCAACCCGGGAGAG TGTGGCCTGCACAATGCCTCAGACAACACCCTTCGCTTTGTCAAAGAAAACTTCCTCGCAGACGACAGCGTACACCCTGTGGGGCGGAGCCTGACCATGGTGTCACCTGACCAGCGCTACAGCCATGTGGTCTCCCAGAGAGTACAGGCCGCCAACGGCAAGGACTTcactgttctcttcctgctcacAG AATCGGGCTACCTCCACAAAGCAGTGTTGCTGGAGAAGGGTGCCCACATCATTGAGGAGATCCAGGTCTTCGAGCAGCCTCAGGCAGTGAAGAACCTCTTGCTTTCCAAATCAAAG GGTGTGTTGTTTGTGGGCTCATCAGAAGGTGTGGTGAGGGTCCCGTCCTCCAACTGCTCCTACTACTGGAGCTGTGCCGAGTGTGTGCTGTCCCGGGATCCCTTCTGTGGCTGGGACCCCTCTGTCAAAGTCTGCACCCACGCCACCAGCATCCAGGACAACGC AGGCCAGGATGTGGAAGGAGGGAATGTGCAGGAGGCGTGTGTTTCGCCCAGATCCAGATTTGGACTGCACAAAGGAAAAGCAG ACTCCTTTCCCCTAGGCGAGCTGGTGTCAGTGTCCCTGAATGAGGTGGTGCGACTGCAGTGCCCAGAGGCCTCGAGCCTGGCCCACCGCCACTGGGAGCGACCCAACAGCCGCCTCTCCCCAGACCTCTACCTGCAGCTGGAGGATGGAAGCCTGCACTTCCTGGCCACGCCCGCCACCCTGGGCCACTACCTGTGTCTCTCCACAGAGAACGGCTTCCAGCAGAACCTGGCCATCTACCAGGTAAAGCAGAAGAGCAGCCCCACCCCTCAGGCCACTGCCATGACGACCACACGCCCCCAGAGCCCAGCGCTCCCCCCAACCACCCAGGCTGGTTCAGGAGGATGGCTCACTCCGCACTTGACTGGGCCCAAGCAGACCAAGCCGGAGCCCACCCCGCCAGCAAGGGAGACTCCAGTCACCACGAGGCAAACCAGCAGGAACTTTACTTTCTGGGTGGAGCAGTCGGGGGAGACTGAGGCGGAGGCGGAGTGGTGGGGAGGGGAGAAGCTGCTCCTGGGGCAAACCTACCTGAAGGAGTTGGTGGTGGTGTCTGTACTGTTAGCGTGCTGCGTTAGTATTCTGCTAACTATGACGCTGTATAGCGTGAGGCAGCGCTACCGCAGCAGGACGGCGCCCCAGGCCAACGCCCCAGGGAGGGACTCGGAGAGGGGTGGCCCTCAGGAGCGGGAGGCCCTTCGTGGGGGTCAGTCGCCATGCAGCAATGGCATGCGGAATGGGCAGATGGCACACAACGGCCAAGCCAACGGGGTCGTGTGCAACGTCACGCCGAGGGGCTCCAATGGGCATCTTCCCAACACCCCTATCTGA